The genome window GCTAATATCATTATTTGATATCGATGGTTTAACTGGTCCAATTTTAATAACTATATTTAAATCATAATATAGATTAATAACTAAAGAGTCATCCACTAGAATTGGTATTTTTATTAAACCTGATTTTTCACTTGATGATTTATATGTTGTTTTTTTATTTTTGTAAGTATAACCACTTATCTCTTTTGGTTTAAGTTCTGGACTTTTACCAACTAAACCTGTATATGTTTCTGTTTCTATTGCCTTATATTTATTTTCATTATCTTGGATATTATGAATAACCTTATATGATGCAGTTGTCTTCTTCCATTTGGCATATAAAGTTGTATTAGCAGTTATTTTAAATGTTCCAGTTCCTGCCACATATGTTGTTCCTGTTCCATCTGCTCTTGTATTCCATCCTGCAAAATCATATCCTGTTTTTGATAAATT of Bacilli bacterium PM5-9 contains these proteins:
- a CDS encoding putative repeat protein (TIGR02543 family) (product_source=TIGR02543; pfam=PF09479; superfamily=46915; tigrfam=TIGR02543; transmembrane_helix_parts=Inside_1_190,TMhelix_191_213,Outside_214_226), yielding NLSKTGYDFAGWNTRADGTGTTYVAGTGTFKITANTTLYAKWKKTTASYKVIHNIQDNENKYKAIETETYTGLVGKSPELKPKEISGYTYKNKKTTYKSSSEKSGLIKIPILVDDSLVINLYYDLNIVIKIGPVKPSISNNDISFDNKNNIKEKIKKSDNGKTKINNFLYEKMYKNIETEDSDKYYIYINSVILSVFAFLIFLVPFLVIAYIIKKIENSYDSLSEL